The nucleotide sequence CGTAAACTAACTTTTGGACACCCCAGTATCCCAGTGATAGTatcatttctcatgaaaaatatgatttttgagaataatgtaCACTTTGTAATATATGGCATCATATGCCTTCACATTACAATCATCCATTTTCAGCAAAACAATATTATAATTTGataattaatcgaaaaaacgtCTTACATCTGTACACCACCATAATCAACAATGGTGTGTGATAACCTCCTATCCCATAATCAACATGCGACAGTAGCGCTCCTGGTGATAGCGGACTCGCCAATAGAGTTGACACAAGTAGCCCATCACTTACGGCGTTTAAATGAAAACTGTCTATAACGATAACATTTCGTTTCGGCAACACCTGCAGCGCTAGTGAGCCATTTTACTCATGGTTTTATCAGTATGCCATAagtgtacatacaattttacgTGTTATtaatgcaattttgacaattattcgCGGATTCGGGCGAACTTTTATATAGTttcaaattaaagacgatgaaattccgTATCCACTGATGTTAAATTTATAACATTTCGCGCAAAAATAACGATTTAGTGAATACTTCTGTTTACCGATGTTTTCAtcctacgtacgtcatctttaaaccaaaaatacttgaaattttcatcgaacacatatgtattttaatatagcaaaatgttcagAACTTTATCATCTTTAAATTGGTTGTTTAACGAAAGCTGTATCTTTCACCGTTCAAAACTTctcgaagatcaaagttgcgagAACAAGCTGCAACTGCAAGAGGTAAGTatttattgaactttgaactaaaattactgaaaattttgatcgaacacctaggtattttaatattgcaaaatgttcgtaattttatcatctttaaagtgtttgtttaccgaaagctctaccttttatcgttcaaaagttttcgaagatcaaagttgcggaaagtggtcaaattgtgtaATCATAATCACTGTTATTATCATGTCATTTAGTGTTGATCAGAGACTACTtcccgcaactttgatcttcgaaaacttttgaacgataaaatgtagagctttcggtaaacaaacattttaaagaggataaaattacgaacattttgcaatattaaaatacctaggtgttcgatcaaaattttcagtaattttagttcaaagtttaataaatacttacctcttgcagcttgttttcgcaacttcaaacttggaaaacttttgaacggtgaaAGATACaactttcggtaaacaaccatttcaaaaatgataaagttctgaacattttgctatattaaaatacctttgtgttcgatgaaaatttttagtaattttagtttaaagttcAATAAATAGTTACCTCTTGCAGCTAGTTTTCGCAAattcaaacttcgaaaacttttgaacggtgaaagatacagctttcggtaaacaaccattttaaagatgATAAAGTTgtgaacattttgctatattaaaatacatatgtgttcgatgaaaatttcgagtatttttggtttaaagatgacgtacatAGTATGAAAACAGTGGTAATAGAACTAAATAGAAGTATTCATTGAACCGTTATTTTTGCGCGAAATGTtataaatttaacatcaatGGACACGGAATTTCgtcgtctttaatttgagaccattTAAAAGTTCGTCCAAATCCgagaataattgtcaaaattgcatttataactcgtaaaattgtatgtacactTATGGCGTAGTGATAAAACCATGAGTAAAATGACTCACTAGCGCTGCAGGTGTTGACGAAACGAAATGTTATCGTTATAGTGATTTCCCCATCGCTAGTTGGCCTACTTGTTAAAACTCTATATTactttactctacactctacaCTGCCAGTCTATAGAATTCATCAAGAATAGAATTATCTATGGAATTCATCATATTTGAGAATGAGCTGACTTCTATTTATAACCCTGTTTCCtttttttacattgaattttGTTCGTGATTATAGTTAAAATGAAGTTATATCAGTgtttaattatttcaatatgTTTTTATATCACTCTATTGTGTTCCACTTCACAAGCTCAGACCACAAATTCTGGTGAGTATAAAGAATAACGAATTCAACAGAGTCGGCGCGGCACCATTACCGTACACGAAATTCGTATCTTACACTAGAGATAAGGATTCTCCTCTGCTATATGAAGCTATGCTGTTCGCTCGGGCTGGGCCTGTTCATCACATCTTAGAAACCAATTTTGCATTGTTTAGCTGCTATTGTGATTAATTGTTGCTCCCAACTCTTCTCtgcaaattgaaataattatatcaACCAAGAATTGACGGCGACAGAGCGACAGATTAACATACATATCGGTAGACTTTTCACCTCTATCTGATGATGTATCCTACATCAGTATCTAATCTTTCTTTGTGGATTCAAGTAGaatgaaacggaaaagtaataGCAGTGGTTGATACTGAAGGTTATTTTCGATTTAATTCTTCTGGCTGTTATCAGTGGTTctaagtgtttttaaaaatctgcgaTGAACacgtttttcagttttgaaatgaTGAGGTCATCGTTTCGATTTGAGAGTTCCGAGTACAAGATTGAGTCAAATGAGAGCGATGGAAATTACTCGAAACAAAAGATTTAAACACTTAACGAGCGTTATCAACAGAATTCTCAgctatgaataaaaattactcgtccCCCTGCTGTTATTGGAAGtcaaaagtgaccaaaattgaaaccaggtttcaaaatatcataattttcgTGCTCATGAAGTAAAAATTCTTCAGCTTCAACATCAGAATTGAGTGACTCTGAGTCAATCAAAGTATTCTGTAAGCAGATTTCTTCAGTGATCAGTGCCAGATTGCCAGGTAGCTGGGCGAAAGACTTTACCATCATGTTTTTGTCTCGATTTCTATAGTTATTCTTTTACTTCTAGTCTGCAAAATACAGAATACAACTAAGTAATACAGATTTGTTTGCTTCAGTCAAAATTCAGACTCAGCACCTCATATTGTACTTTTGGACCTTCTAAtgctgttttttaaaatttgtttcagaTTCTTCTAATAGCAATAATTTGAAAGCAGAATTCGGTGAAGGAAAACCTTGTCAGTCAACCGATGTAACGAAAGAAAACTGCATTTTTGTCaccttattcaaaaaattttcgatgaaatgtATTCCCGATGGTTTTTCTTTGAACAGCAGTCTCACATTAGTCTGGTAATATTGACTTTTTATTCAGGATTCTTATCTAATctaaatttgcatttttcatttcgttcggTTACGTTGTTGAGTAATTAAccttattattaatttaaacgtgcttcttttcatttttaggtacTCTTCGAGAAATGGTTCTGAGTATTCGCTTGTACAATCAGGAGACGAAGGCCGCCGAAAAGTATCCGATGGTTATATAGAATGGACTTCGATTAAGGGAGAGGATGTTGCGTTTTACACTTGCAAAATTCTGCATAAGAAAATGGTCTCTGATAAAGAAGAACTCGTACCGATCGGCCAAGAAATCTTCGAAATACAAGGTGGATATTGTACTAAAACGGTTTTCACTTTCATAACGCCACCAAATTCTATTCTCTTGTTCTTGTTCATGTTCTTGGAACGTTCGATTCATCGTAGTAATTTCATTTCTTCTTTCAGCATTACCTGTGGCAGTACCTGTACTCAAAGATTTCACTGTAATCGAAGGTAGCACCCTAAACGTAACGTGTGCAATTGCCGGTAAAGCTAACGGTGTTCAGTGGAAATACAGTGAGTCATCGTTGTGAATTATTTGTTAGctaaaatacatacgtattacTCGTAATATTGCGTTACAATAATGTGTACTTGAATTGTGTAGTTGATGATGAGAAAAACGAAAAGACCTTGTTAAATGGAACCGATGGTCGAGTGGAAATGAGACCTTTCAGAGGAGTACCAGATGCTACAGTATTGATCCACAACGTCAATAAGACACTCGATCGCGGAACCTACAATTGTACAGCCACCAGCGTCTTTGGAAACAGTATTGCAGATGGATCGTCGTATGTTAGAGTTAAAAGTGAGTATTTTTGTGATACGACGATTGAACGTATAATTGAACGATACAACTAAACGTACAATTATTTCAGGCAAATACGCTGCTTTGGGTCCATTCTTGGGTATCGTCGCCGAAGTGATCATCTTATGCACCATTATCCTCATCTACGAAAAGAAACGAGACAAAACCGAAATGGAAGAAAGTGATACCGACCAGGGACCAGAAACGTAAGTTTTCTCGTCGTACCATTTCACCAATTTATAGTCCATTgtcttcggtttttttttcattgtggagtcatttttaaaaatatcttatattggtactcgtattattcacaatttttcgtTTGTATTGCAGAAAAAGTAGCCCAGATCATGGTCAAGACAGCGTCAGGTACCGAAAGTAATTCGGCCGAATTGAGCTTTCAACACGTCGTTACCATTACTAccaattttcaccatttctgtGCTACTAAATTGGGATTCACGTATTCGAGGCGTTTGCTCACTTAGATATTTTAGGCCTACGTATTGTTCGATATCCTctgttgatattttaaaatattattttccttaagtttttttcctcctttcctttcttttctttcttccCATTGCTTATTCTTTATTGTACTGTTTGCTCCGGTAttcatttttgtctttttttccctcttcttacgtaacaaattttacttttcattatcttacttacgtattttttattattttcataaaaactaacCATCCCTACACCGTGTTGATTGATgccttttgttttattttaagtaCGTGTgtattattacaatttttctccCATCTGGTAGAAAGCTAGAGCtattaaataggtatgtattagtTGCACTCATGCGTTGACATGGAAATTATCAGAGAGGTACTGTCATCTTGTTCAAATTTGACCACTGCAGTTGAAGTGCGAATTGTAATATTGTCGATTGAATCATTGCCTCTAATCTCGTCttaatttcatcttcaaaattgtaaatattctttaatttttcctcGTGTCAAGTGTACAGAATATGGTTCGATTGAGGCCAATGTTACTTAATTGAAATACAAGCTGAAGTCACGTTGTTTCAATATCAATCGCATCAAGTACTTAATGACTCGAGAAAAATCACGAATCtagtattttcaaattaatgaaatgaatacgTGTtgatcctgatttttttttcaaattcacattcgTCAGTCATTTTTTATTGTGTACTTAAGTCACATCGTTTTTGCTATGAaagaattcatatttttttacttacctttttttacaaatattctTTACGTTTAAAAAAGCTATTTAccctgtttgttttttttttgttttttgatatgaaaaagtAACAGCATTTACTGAAAATATTGATGGTACTCAGTTCTCTAATCATTTCTCCGTCGACATGAGTATTTTCATGCATGTATTGTATTATACTTTACTTATTAtgttattgttttgtttttctcgaGTTTACTATGTCGTACGATATTTTGTGATAGACcattttattagtttttcaaGTGTACATGTACTTAACTCTTTACCTATTATGTTTATTCTGTAATTTGCTAACACATTTTGACTCGGATGTAATTCTTTATCCTTACATCATTTCCCATACAAGGTATTTTCTGCTCATTTTTTGTTACTGTAAATTTTACCCACAATCcacgtaatttgaattttgaattgtatcTAAATAATTCAGCATTGTCTGTGAAGAATTTTAATTGTCTGATTTAATTTGTATCGAAACTGTTCTCGTATGACAAGAAGTAAATGAGAATGTAAAATacttattttcgtttttttatgcattatgaaggtaggtacctctacctatgtactGCTGATCAGATCTGGTTAGGTCTTATGCAGAAATAATATAATGAAAACAtaatgaaaatatgcaatttctTCAcccaaaatgtacaaaaaatttcagtttgagtgGCGTAAAACTGTTTACCTACTCGAACAAACAAAACGGAGCCAGtgatcgaaaaatacatttttctttctaaaaaaaataggtaaaacaaGTCgtttataaattcataaaattatttcgagaaaaaaatgtttttgatgacattttagcagtgttgcaattttttgaacaaaaatagtcttgaaatctcaatttttgtaaatatgcaaaaaaaataccagagaaTGCTCAAATAGGACAGAAATATGCAGCCCCCCCCTAAAATATGTTGAAATATGCAATTTGgtctgaaataggtacctatgcaaaGCATGCAAAATGATATTTGGCTCATTCGTCAGGAAATTCAATGATTCCTgaagagacctaaattgtaaaataaaaatagatttttccaGTCCATAGAAAAGTATGCAAACtgcaaagcataaaaatcccagTTCTCCTGATGACTTACCAAAGATATGAAGGCGGTGGGAgagtttgaattattttttaaatgacttcTTGCTCTTTAAAtggctacccccccccccccccccgattttgaaaatttataacttgAACTTGATTTTAGCCATTCAACAACCCCCTCCTTTTTTTACATGAGATACTTGAATATAAGTTATTTTGAAACAGAATATGATCATTTTGAGGCGAGGAGGGAAGCCTGGtgtgaaattaatttctaatttttctaaattccgaaattttctatttatgaATTTAATTAACATTGATCTATCAAAGTTCACTCTTTCACATCATAGCATTCactttaacaaaataaaatgcAGTGTGgatgaataaattcatcaatagATCTGGGGTGGGAGGCAAATGGGGCAGTTTACCCTGTAGAAGCACTTTCTGGAGGGGGGTTGGCAAAAGAAAGGTCTGTGATGAAAGAATCTCCTGTTTTTTATtcctcaaaactcaaattttcgagagctttggCCCTCGtgaattcgaaattgaaatttctaaataaaGAATGTTCtactttgaagttttaaaatgaaaaaataaacttctcacatgaaaaatatcgtttttatgcctctcaatatacaaattttcaagagctgtcACCCTCACTTGGGactcttctcttctctttttgaaaattaccctgctaaaaaaaatctctcaaattctaaaattttaaaagccaaaaaattaactcTTTGCAtaaaaaagcatcgtttttaggccacttttcaaaaatgtttgcccttgcttcgcgcGGGCCAATTTGATTCTTATTCTAACATGAAGAAATTGACATTAGAATCCCCAAAATGAAtccaaaatagaaaatgaaaattttttataagtcataattATGAACATGATATcaatcggcaaaattggtattttccccCTAAATCAaccggaaaattttcagtcgaactcTCCCCTTCCCCCATctcctctcaaaaaacctctgTGTAGTTTCGTCCCTTAAAATGGGGCCAAAtcttgtactttttttaaaaagttgattttttcacatttcctggagttggaaaattgattaaaaaataagttttgaatTCACAACCTCCAAAAGTGGTTGAGAGGATGCCCAATAAGTATCGATCAAAGTTATAAATGCTAAAAGTTCATTTCTTTCTCTGACCTTTCTTGAACAATTtaaaatctgaagaaaattgaaaaatcgctggaggctccagaatggtttaaACCTAGTATTGAGTAGGAAAAATAAGGactttcaaaagtgaccttgaaaaTTCCAGGCCCATGcatcagggtgtccacaaattgaaaaaccggtttggtcaaaaaattcaaactggtttttattggcgcaatgtattctacacactaaggcaaaaaaaacgtgatatgaattttttgaaaccggttcattaatttgcaaccagttaacagaaaatacccaaaaattgtagatagagaaaaaagcttgaaacgaaagttgtagggcgtgaaaaattacacaattctgttgaATCAcaatttgaaaccggttcattggttcgcatttagcaaccagttttgaCATACACttgaaaattggagatagagaagaAAGCTTAAAACAAAACTtatagagcgtgaaaaattaaaccattttcactgatcagatattgaaaccggttcattaatttgcaaccagttatcaaaaattacctaaaaattgaagatcgagaaaaaagcttgaaacaaaagttgtagggtgtgaaaaattacataattctgttcaatcacattttgaaaccggttcattgttaacatttagcaaccagtttttgacaatcacctaaaaattgaagatacagaaaaaaacttgaaacaaaagttgtagagcgtgaaaaattgacgaaattttgtgggagtttcgagtttcaaaaatctgctggaggctccaaaatgacttgaaatccacctgcagtcgacttcgtaacgtattgaaattagtttgcagaatgaatttcggctttccaactccatttgatgaaattttgtgggaatttcgagtttcaaaaatctgctggaggctccagaactgctcaaaacggcttgaaacagtttccaatcgatttggcatgtcgaaaatagggtacatcccaattttcagctttcttggtcaatctggtaaaattttgatttttttctcctcatctttggcctaaatttgattttcaaaaattcaccaaaaatcgaaaaaggcactttagcacttgaaattttgacaggtgatgaatttttgcctaatctttcgatctatgttCATACAGCTTAAAAAATGTCGGGCAAGTCCTATTTTGGAatacaaaatctgcgattttggctaacctgtcaatcaaaatggccgccattttgtaagtggggtcacttttttttctgaggacaagggctagaaatgttcctcaggactacCCAAAGTTGCTCTGGAGGATTGgcagggggtgcaggtgatccttatgcagGCCCCCCGACGATAACATccaaaaaagcctttcaaattctgaaattttaaaagccaagaAAGAAACTCCTTGTATAAAAAAACATAAGTTTTTAGCTCTCTcaatatacaaattttcataaatttttgatccTCGCTTCGCTGAGgggtcttctttttttttcattaatggCGAGAAGTATGAACGAGGTTTAGGGCAATCCTCCCTCTCCAAACTTCAATATTTTGCTCAATAATCATTAAgacgaaatttttcatcagtttctcAGTTCTATTGCCTGTAGAACAAAAAATACCATATTTGATATTACGAACAtccaaataagaaaaaattgaacagttgAAATAAATCAACGAATTCAGTTCCAAGTGTTCGATATCAGAAAAGATGGAATAAAATAGACGACAAAATAATAATGAAGATTTGTTAATACTTTGTACGCTCTTGATATAATATAAAATATACTATATTATAATTCAACAGTACGGAtataaaatacataggtacgtaaatacatataaataacCTATCATCTCAACATTTCATTCGtgaaaagaataaataataataattaataaacaaaACACTCCGGAAACAAAGTCTCCACAACCGGTTTATAATACTCTTTGGTAGTATTAtcatttttagatgaatttcgAATATCGATATTCATCTTTAAAAATATCTCGTTAAGTTTATACTTAATGGTATCGTTTTCATTCGGAGACGATAATTTCACCAATTCGTCGAAAGGTTTGGTTTTATACATGTTTACAATTTCGGCATTACGATTAGCCTGATTTTTACGCTGGGTATCGTGACTTTCGGTCATGACTCTTTTCATCGCTTCGAAAGTCAAATCTTCGTTCGGATACTTCCTCTCGACAAACGGAGACGACGAACTACTGTTCGTTTCTAGAATACTAAAATCAGTGACGGTGGTCGAAGGCACGTCTACCCAGCTATGCCTATGAATAGACAACCCGTTATGTTTGCCTGCTTCGGAGCTCAATTTGACGATATCGATGCCGGCTTCTTTGACGCTTTCGATGAGCGAATTCTGATCCAATAATACTCCTTGAGGTAACGCGAGTTCTGAGGAAATTTCGTAATGCATGCATAACTCGGGCAACAGATGCGAAGCTTTTAGATCTCTTCGAGTTTGGATTATTTTATCGACGTAGTCTTGCACCGGACGTAACGAATGAACGTAGGCGATCAACGATAGTAAACAAATGACAATAGTGTGCAATTGGTATTTCAGAACGTTCGGTAATGTGGTACTGGTGAGAGCCATGTCTTGTATACTGACCATGGCGTACAGCAAATCACCGATGGTTTCTTCCGAAGTTAATTCGATACATAATAAAGCGATGGTTTTGTAAACAGCTTCGATATTGTCTATGGTATTATTATGATGCTCTAACGAGTCGCATAAACTCGAGTATACTTCCGGACCGTATTTGCGCATGAACATTACATCGCTGCTGGAGCATTTCTCGTACGTGATATCCGAAGATGAAAACTCCACCGTCGGTTTCgataatttactcgtattactGTGACGATCGAATAGCAAATGGAAGACGTTCTGGACGAGTAGTCGAATTTGAGGATCGCTAGCTTGCGAACATCGCAATAAAGGATCGAGAAAAGATTGCGGTAACGTAGCAGTCATATGAATCGAGCTGTATTTAGAGCATACGATGAGCAACGATTTCAAACAAATGTGTTTTATCTGATTATCGACATTGGACAGGTTTACGATCGGTTTAGTGTTGGTGATCTTCGACATGATGAACATCATGATCTCGATTTTTTGGTAATCGGGTAAATTGGCGGCGAACTCGCCCAAAGCTGCGATCAGCGCTTCTTGATACAGTTTCTCGTCTTCGACAGCGTCGCTAACCGTATTCGTACTTTGTCTGGTAACCGAAGTACGTAAATTAGTCAGCAGAGAGTTGATTATTTCGAGAACGGTAGGGCCTACGCTTTCGCTAGCAGCTATGGCGATGATTTTCGAAAGAACTTCGGCCACGTTGGTTCGGATTTTCGACGGTAGTTTGGAATTCTCGTCCAAGTGTATCATTAAGCTTTCCACGACCGTGTACAAATATTGCGACTGGATCGAAAACATGATTAATCTGAAGCAATGAATAGCGAACGATTTCGATGCCCATAATTCGAGCGAATCGAAATGCTGTAATACTGGTCTAATGATACTCTTCACGTGACCAAACGAAGCTCTACCGACGAGTTCGCGAAAACAAGCTTCGGCCAACATGGCCGGATCTTTTTCTTCGAATCTGTTACAAGCTAGTAATTCGTTAGGGTCGACGTTCTCCATTGTACCTTCTTCTTCGGTCTTGAATGATAGATTTTGCATATTGTATAATAAAGAAGGTATTATTTTATCCATGTGAACCGATTCCCAAATATTTTCCACCAAATCGTCGTTCACTGTTTTACGAATAACGCCTTGTAGGCCTTTAATTCCAGCGAGTCGAATACGATGGCGAGTTTCTTCCTCTTGAGTATTATTGTAACACATCGAAGAAAACTTGGATACGAAAAAGTCGTAACGAAGATGGTAAGAAGGCGTATCTTCTTCGATATTAGCGAAACGAACGAACGACTGAGTAGCCAAGATTTGCAACTCGTATTCCGGGCATTCCATCAGTTTCTGCACCATTCGCAGGAAACTTTCTACGAATAAATTTATGGTTTGCGAATGACACGCCATCAACAACTGATCCATCGCTTCCATAGCTATTTTCACGTAACTGCATCGTTTACGAGTGATCTCTCGACTGGCTTTTTGATACAAGTATTCTCCGATACGGTCCAATTTTTCGGGCGATGATAGGGCGTAAAACATTAGCTTCTCCATGTTACTTTTGACCAAGCCATCTTGCGGCGAGGCTGGAAATATGTCATCGACCAGCCGTTTGTAACGAGGTTTTAGTCGAAGCAAACAATTGAAACACATACTggtgcaaaaattgacaaatttaacAGCTTACGGATTGATTTACTGCGATCGAATCGTCCAGCGATGCAGTCGTCACAGAACATTCTGCAGCTCGGCTGCAGTCGGAGGGCGTACGTGAATCATTTTAGAACAAATTGCACAATGAATACAGAGGTAActggttatttcaaaaattcattatacgGAAATTGATACTcgattgaaataaattattcaagtgg is from Planococcus citri chromosome 1, ihPlaCitr1.1, whole genome shotgun sequence and encodes:
- the LOC135849928 gene encoding protein EFR3 homolog cmp44E-like; amino-acid sequence: MCFNCLLRLKPRYKRLVDDIFPASPQDGLVKSNMEKLMFYALSSPEKLDRIGEYLYQKASREITRKRCSYVKIAMEAMDQLLMACHSQTINLFVESFLRMVQKLMECPEYELQILATQSFVRFANIEEDTPSYHLRYDFFVSKFSSMCYNNTQEEETRHRIRLAGIKGLQGVIRKTVNDDLVENIWESVHMDKIIPSLLYNMQNLSFKTEEEGTMENVDPNELLACNRFEEKDPAMLAEACFRELVGRASFGHVKSIIRPVLQHFDSLELWASKSFAIHCFRLIMFSIQSQYLYTVVESLMIHLDENSKLPSKIRTNVAEVLSKIIAIAASESVGPTVLEIINSLLTNLRTSVTRQSTNTVSDAVEDEKLYQEALIAALGEFAANLPDYQKIEIMMFIMSKITNTKPIVNLSNVDNQIKHICLKSLLIVCSKYSSIHMTATLPQSFLDPLLRCSQASDPQIRLLVQNVFHLLFDRHSNTSKLSKPTVEFSSSDITYEKCSSSDVMFMRKYGPEVYSSLCDSLEHHNNTIDNIEAVYKTIALLCIELTSEETIGDLLYAMVSIQDMALTSTTLPNVLKYQLHTIVICLLSLIAYVHSLRPVQDYVDKIIQTRRDLKASHLLPELCMHYEISSELALPQGVLLDQNSLIESVKEAGIDIVKLSSEAGKHNGLSIHRHSWVDVPSTTVTDFSILETNSSSSSPFVERKYPNEDLTFEAMKRVMTESHDTQRKNQANRNAEIVNMYKTKPFDELVKLSSPNENDTIKYKLNEIFLKMNIDIRNSSKNDNTTKEYYKPVVETLFPECFVY
- the LOC135849927 gene encoding basigin-like, which codes for MKLYQCLIISICFYITLLCSTSQAQTTNSDSSNSNNLKAEFGEGKPCQSTDVTKENCIFVTLFKKFSMKCIPDGFSLNSSLTLVWYSSRNGSEYSLVQSGDEGRRKVSDGYIEWTSIKGEDVAFYTCKILHKKMVSDKEELVPIGQEIFEIQALPVAVPVLKDFTVIEGSTLNVTCAIAGKANGVQWKYIDDEKNEKTLLNGTDGRVEMRPFRGVPDATVLIHNVNKTLDRGTYNCTATSVFGNSIADGSSYVRVKSKYAALGPFLGIVAEVIILCTIILIYEKKRDKTEMEESDTDQGPETKSSPDHGQDSVRYRK